The region GCCACACTGGGTGTGGATTCAGTCTTTATACTTCTTTCTTATGCCCTGATTCTGAAGGCTGTGCTGGGCATTGCATCTCGTGAAGAACAGCTAAAGGTACTCAACACATGTGTATCCCATATCTGCGTGGTACTCATCTTCTTTGTGCCAGTTATTGGGGTATCAATGGTCCATCGCTTTGGGAAGTATTTGTCTCCCATTGTCCACATCCTCATGGCTGACATATATCTGCTTCTCCCCCCATTGCTGAACCCTGTTGTCTACAGTGTCAGGACAAAGCAGATTCGTCTAGGAATTCTCCGCAAGTTTGGACTAAGGAGGAAGCTTTAAGTAACCTCTATCCTCCAGGTTTTCCACTGAAAAGATCTTAGGGCAGCTGTTTGAGTAGATGAGAAGTAAACTATCTGAAGCTTGATCATCTGGTTAAATGTCTAATTTCTTCACTTCCTAGATACGTGATCTCAGTTAACCATCAATCCTTATGAGATTCAGATTTTTTCATAGCCAAATTGTAAGTATGGCCTTTTCTAGCCCCAAGATAATTATGAGgcatacaatagacaatgtatgTAAAAGAGATTGTTTTTGAAAACTGTACAATTTGTTAATATTATTGCATTGTTATTAATGATAATAGCAATATTTTCCTTATGTAACTATGTTTACATAGTTTCTCATGTTTATGACCTAAACTCAGAAATCAACTTCTCTTTTTCTAATACGTTTGCccatattttgtttctcatgCCAAAATGTCATAactttttatgaaaatatttctggCTTCTTAGGGCAAGTTTGGAACTTGAGTTCCTAGAAGGACTTTGAACTGCTTCTCTCCTGTTGGGTATGGAATAAGTCTTCACCTCATCACTGGGTGATGTGTTCTTTCTCCCAATGCCACTGTAGATCTATCTGCTTCTTCAACTCACCAGCAAATactgagacagacacacaggaaTTGCCTAAGAAAGCCTGATAGTGTATATCTAAACATCTGGGCAAATGTGTAGATTTCCTCTTCAGTACTATAGCTCAGGATTTCATGTCTTCATCTATGAGTAGATTGGGAGTTGTGCATGATAACCATCCTCAtctcttaataacattttctccTCTTGTGCCACATGTCTGTGTGGATCTTTAATATCATCTTTCTCAATTCTTTTATTGTTGATAACccattacttttttcttcttcgtTAAGATGATTTACACATATGCTTTTGTTggtgacattttattattttatatatattcacttTCTTTTCAGCTGTATTACAAATTTTTTAAGCATGGGGTCATGACTGCTATTCTAACACATCACTATGGGGCTGGTATCCCCCAGCTGTCATGAGTGCTCATAAATAGTTGTAAGTATAAATACTATTGCTTATTCATGAATCTAGTAAAAAATATACTGGGAAGTATCAAATACCTATTGTAGCAATTACTATTTTCAATACTATATGTATAAAAAAATGGAATGCATGATCTTAATGTTAAAAGAGTTAATGAAATTGTTCTCTTCTCTTATTCTTCTCCACTATGTGTTAGAACTTTTGAATATGTCTCACATGCAAATTTCTCTctgttctatttatttgtttgcctttttttaatcttttttttttgatacccAATTTTGGATGTATAGCACCAGTTTATTTCAGAGAAAGTTTGATCTTTGCCAAATAAAGTGCCTTGAGGAAAAGAGCCATGGTTTCTATTTCCTGCTGCCTGTATTATGTTCAATAAACAAATTGactcaggaaacaaaacaaactccAACAGCCAATAAGATGAGTTAAGAAATGCTCAGTATTAGGATATGAAATTCAAATACTTTTCCATGTAATAACCAGTTTTCATTAACTCGCACATTTTAAGCCATATCACTCTCCATTGTCAACTTTCACACACCCTCCACGTGAACTCTTTGAACCAAGATCAATGATGAACTTGTGTTCCTGTGAACATATCATGTTAGGAAAATGAAAGCTTCCCAGATTTcctatcatacacacacacacacacacacacacacatatacatacattgacACTATCCTAATTCCTTTATAATGTGAattaattaaagataatttaagtATGGATGacacttaaatataaaataaatatcaactGCTCTCCTTaaatacatttagttttttttggtaaagaaaaCTTATTCTGAGATAGAACATTGCCCTATTCATTCCCTCATCAGCTCAGTGAACAAtgcttataaaattttatttaagagaAAGATGAATGTAGCTATGGAAATATATGGTAATGATATGTGAAAAATAAGATATTAAACAAGATTTGGGAGAATTATGTTATCCTGGAATACTAGGAATAAGGAATTAGTAatcttcaagaaaaaaatgaacaaagcaacTAATCATTTAACTAAGACTTACTGAATTAGACGGAGGttaaaaagagtttaaaaatatcAGACAGATTATCAGTTTGTtctcttatttatattttccctAGACTATTTCACCTTTTCAGAAAAAATCAgtcttattaatattttatgactAATAAGATAGACAGCTAGTTCTCCCAAACCAAACCCATTTGATATGTTAGAATGTCAACATATTAAATTAATATGTGGAATGCAACTTTTCTAAACTAGATGCATACTTCCCAAGGGAAGAGAGTTTCCTTTCTGAAAATAAGTATACATGGAAATCTAAATCATGGTTAAAAGGCTGCCTGATAGTCATGGGACCAGACCCAGAGAAATTAGTCTTACTGTTTAATTACTTAATGGCTAcgaaatttgatgtactctttgaaAATACTTGCCAGGGTTTTTGAAAACAGTTTAAGGTCAGGGCACAAAATATAGGGTCAGAGAATTGATAGACTGGCAGAATactatgaataaataatttaataacaaATCTGTATCAAAGGAACAGATAATCAATTTCTGATtatttgttattcagtgtttaatatattctaaatgctatatatatactaactcatttaacattaaaaaaataggagACAGATAAATTTATTATGCACTCATTGTAtacataaggaaacagaggcaaaaATGGCTAAGTAATGTTTCCTAGGTTACAAAGTCAAGGAATGCCAGAATGAGATCCAAAGATAAGGGCCTCTAGATCTACAGTCCTTGCTCCTTCCTGTCATGGTTCTAGAGTTCATGCTGTTTGCCTTTATATTACCCTGGGATTGGAAATTTGGCGTGATCACCTCATTTCCCTGAGCAGAAGACAGTCTTCCAATGACCATGACATTATTTATCTTCCCTAGAGGTCACATTAAGAAAAAGATTGGTCCTGAGGGAATGGAGTAGTCAAAAGGAGACATGCAGATTACAGTAGTTAAAGCACAGAAGTGTAGTGCTGATAAAGCACCTAGCTGGATAGAATCAAAGATGCTGAACCCAAAAATATCCTATCTTGGCCCTGGAGTTGCTGAAGGAGAAACGGATGTCCCACTTGGTCACACCCATTGTTCCTTGAAGAACTATCAGCATTAGGatccactgtggttttgattcttCTCTTATGCCCATATTCAGTGAGTTTCTCTACCTACGAGAAACCCTATGTTTGCAGACTGGAGACCCAGCCAACCTACAGCAGGATAAATGGCTATCTATCCTGACAGAAGGCTTCTGAGGTGTAAAGAATGGGTAACAGATTAATACTCAATATATTTGAAGAATTCaggaaatagaaaggaaaatcatGAGGTAGGACTAACCATTGCTCTTGTGAAATCACTGTTTTGGGATGGGTTAGAGGTGCGGGTTGCCATTTCCCTGAAGGGACCATACTATCCTCTTCAAAGCTGCTCAGGAGAGTTCTGGGATGGATGCCACTGTAAACTCAAGTCCAGGCATAGATAGTACATATAATGGGAATCCATGTATTAAAACCTCTGGGCTCTGAAATCACTGCTATCTGATATTAACTAAAAACtgtaatgttaaaaataatgatgaagatgatgatgatgatttgaaTACCTCCTCTCACTCTCAAGTAAATTATACACACTTAGCAATATTACAGGCCAAAAAGGGAATTAGGCAAAATAATTCTGAAGAGAAGCCCTGAGGAGTAACATCTTTACAAGTGATAACTTGGGCACTCCAGGTCATACCTGCTTTTGGATCACTGTGGTACAGGGCTGATGTGCTTAAGATTGTGGCTACTTCATCATCTCCATTAACATTTTGCTTCACTGAAGCCCAAAGTATCTCCTAGATctcagacactgtgacaaaattagatatattttcttaagtctcttaaatattacataaattatatatgtgtgtatatatatataaaataagaaatacaattCCTAGTTTGTTCAAAGAGATTTATTCATCTTTCCAAAGTGATGGAGATGTGAATGACATTTATCATCAGAATTTCTGTGACCCTAGAGGAGCAGCCACCGAAAGCAGAGTGCTTATGGCTATAGCCAATAGACTCCTATATGGAAAAAGGATTATGAATATCAGAGACTTTTCTATGAAGAAGTAGGAGAAAGTGATCTAAAGGGGAAGACCTGGCATACCTGGGCAGGGTGGAGTTTCTGAAGGTATTCAAAGATTTGAGAAAGGGgatcaagaaagaagaaaataattgtgTGCAAGAGCCAAAGTGATGGCAGTTATTGTTCCATGTTGATTAAGGGGACCAGGAGAAGTTTGTGACCAAAAAAGCGATGAAGGTAAGGGAGGTGTATGAAGACCAGTACTGCCTATTATGTGATGATTAGTATAGTATATAAATCACAGgacaagaatatataaagagctcttccTACTGAATCAGcttctcaaaagaaagaaaaagtggtgTCAGACTGGAAAAGTTACCATGATCCCCATGAAGGGTTaagaaattagttttttaaaaaagtctgtcAGAGGAAACTATAAAGTATAATTGTATattaatgaaacaaaatagaTTGGGGGCCTTATGAATTTGGGGAAAACTCTGGGAATTTTGgcaaatatgctaagtgaaaaatttTATCGCTGTTTGGTGCCCAGAGTAACAGGAATTGGATGGCCATCATGTTGCTAAGTAATGGGAGTCTCCAGGGTTCCCACTACAATGCCTCATCTTCTCCAACCCCGGGTAAACTCTGCCTCTTGTGTGGCCTACAGTGCGTTCCATCTCTCGAGCACCTGAGCCCCAAGAACTGAGGCTCTTACACTCTTCTTATAACATGCCATGAGTTCCTTTTGtggtagttttgattttttttccccaggaacatttttttttctctctctctctctccttgctcTACGAGGCATCCTTTCAAATTCTCTTAGTAGGGGTAACTTCCCTTTTGACAACCTTCTATGAAGCCCAGTATACCACTGGCTTCTCAACACACATACCTCAAATGTATCCTAATCTTACCCTCTAGCTTCCCCAACTTTTCAAGCAGGTCCtcctgaatttttgtttgtttcaataaATGGCATCAAAATCTACCAAATAACTTGACCtgggtttctttccttttctcattctcaGCATGTGATGactattattttggtttttttttttcctccccatataactTTTGTGTCTATTTATCCTTTATCATACCCACTATTACATTTGCTTTCatccttttgtttttaagttattactcTAACAGCCTCTTAAAGGATTTCACTGCCTTCTCTGTTGTCTGCATTTAGACCATTCTTAACATTGATTGTAGTTTGACAGTGATAGAATATAAATCTGATCAAAAACTTCACTTTTTGTTAGAATGACTATCTTGTGTCTTCTAAGATTTAAGTCCAAGCactttatatttatacattatttcCTTCAGAAATTCTGATCCATTTCTATTCAGTCTTAGCTCCAACAACCATCTGAAGAGCCACCCTACCTTATACCTTTGCTGAAATATATTCACTTACACTTGTAATACTAATATCTCTCTGCATTTACATGGGTGTCAATCAGCACAGAATGTCTTACATAGCCTTTTGTTTCTATCTAACTCATATTTGTCATTTGAGACTTAATTCAAGAATTACCTTCAgtaaatcttccctgacctcccaGGGTCAGGTTAGTTTCCTCTTACTGTGTTTTAAAGGACATTGCCTtaaattaatgatttattttaattttagcacTCTCTATCCACTAGGTTGTAAATATTTGAAGGCATTTcttatatatttctttatattttaacacTACCAGATTTCCTTTAAGAAAATATGTTCTCAATAAATGTGcaataaagagtaaaataattggTAAAGTAATACAGGTGGTAATTATATATAATGAGCAGAGGCATGACTGAAAACAGTAAACAGAGCAGCATGCATCAGAGCATTGTTTCTTTTTGCAATACTGACATTTACCCTAATTGTCCAATGTTCTTGTCTCCCCATCTAGACTGAAGGTACTTCCATCAGCACAATGTCTGTCTTCAATAGCTCTGCCCTATACCCTCGCTTCCTCCTGACAGGCCTCTCAGGCCTTGAAAGCAGATATGGCTTGATTTCCCTCCCCATCTTCTTGGTTTACTCTGCCTCCATTGCAGGGAACATTACCATTCTATTTATCATCAGAACTGAGCCTTCCCTCCACCAACCAATGTATTACTTTCTATCAATGCTGGCACTTACTGACCTGGGCCTATCCACTACAACCTTGCCTACCATGTTCAGTGTCTTCTGGTTCCATGCCCGGGAGATCTCCTTCAATGCTTGCCTGGTCCAAATGTACTTCATTCATGTTTTCTCAATTATTGAGTCAGCTGTGCTGTTGGCCATGGCCTTTGACCGCTTGGTAGCAATTCGAGAGCCCCTGCGCTATGCAACCATTCTAACCAATGATGTAATCATTGGGATTGCTTTGGTAATTGCTGGAAGGGCTTTGGCTCTGGTCTTTCCAGCTTCCTTTCTCCTAAAGAAGCTCCAATATCATCCTGTCAATGTTCTCTCCTACCCCTTCTGCCTGCACCAAGATCTTATAAAGACAACTGTATCCAGCCATCGAGTGAGCAGCATCTATGGCCTCATGGTGGTCATCTGCTCCATGGGACTTGATTCagtgctcctcctcctctcctatATTCTCATCCTTGGCACAGTGTTGAGTATAGCCTCCAAGACAGAGAGGATGAAAGTCCTCAATACCTGCATCTCCCACATTTGTGCTGTACTCACCTTCTATACACCAATGATTGGGTTATCGATGGTCCATCGCTATGGGAAGCATGCTTCCCCAATTGTCCATGTGCTAATGGCTAATGTTTACTTGCTGGTGCCACCCCTCATGAACCCCATTGTCTACAGTGTCAAGACCAAGAAGATTCGTGACAGAATCCTCAAGAAATTCAAGCAACAGAAAGTTTAGGTGAAAGAGACCCTAAAACACAACTTTTCTTCCCCTACTTTTATATTAGTAAGAGTATTTCATACTAATGTAgatatttgaatttaaatattatcaataatattttaagatactAGATAGAAACCTCAGTAATAGCAATCTGTATCTTTTCAGTATAGAGAATAAAGGCatggttttgttttatattcatGTTGACATATTAGAGAATATTGTCACTAAACCCAGGTTAGGCTATTTAGCAGAGCTATAACTTTCCTCTTAATAATTAGCAATCAATGTTTGTGAAACTAAAAGAGTCACCACATCAACCATCTAGTGAAGTTATTGGTTATACTTCAGAAGGTCctcaatttatgaaaaaaatgtggATTTCAAGATGACTCAAGTGCTAATATAGACTCTGTAGTCTAGATCAACAATATTTCCCCACAAAAATGGaccttaaaatgaaaatatttttaaagcatttaaactttttctgtttaagagagaaaaaaaaattccagcaagAAAGACTTCtatcaaaagaaaatgataactGAATGAATCTCAGCACAGTTTCAGAAGTATGAAAGGAAGGCAACTTGGGCCAAAATAATTGAATTGATTTGGGTAGCTCTCAGATAATGCAGAAACAATAATGTTTCTGTGTCTAGGAACCTACAGAGGTCTTTCTTCTCTGAGTAGTAGGGACACTTCTGAGACCCAGATTTCTATCCATTTTCTGCTTGCCTTTAATCTGTTACTGAAAGAGAGATGTTAAAGGCTTAAATATTACAGTggatttctatttctccttgttaTTCTTTCAGTTTTACCCTAGGTATTTAGATGCTTTGTTGTTAGGTGCATAAATATTAAGATTTGTTCT is a window of Vicugna pacos chromosome 10, VicPac4, whole genome shotgun sequence DNA encoding:
- the LOC102524862 gene encoding olfactory receptor 51G2-like — its product is MSVFNSSALYPRFLLTGLSGLESRYGLISLPIFLVYSASIAGNITILFIIRTEPSLHQPMYYFLSMLALTDLGLSTTTLPTMFSVFWFHAREISFNACLVQMYFIHVFSIIESAVLLAMAFDRLVAIREPLRYATILTNDVIIGIALVIAGRALALVFPASFLLKKLQYHPVNVLSYPFCLHQDLIKTTVSSHRVSSIYGLMVVICSMGLDSVLLLLSYILILGTVLSIASKTERMKVLNTCISHICAVLTFYTPMIGLSMVHRYGKHASPIVHVLMANVYLLVPPLMNPIVYSVKTKKIRDRILKKFKQQKV